Part of the Deltaproteobacteria bacterium genome is shown below.
GTGGGAATTCTGGGAAGGATTATGACTATGGGCGCAGTTCATAAAGAAAAAATTGAATTCACGACCTCTTACGAAAATTTTCGCGATCGGGTGAAGCTCATATGTAGCTACAAAGAGATCGAGTGGCTGGGACTAGAACCCAAGAGTATTTGTGGCCTATTTTTTAAAGACGATGTCGAGGCACTCCAAGAGTTCTGCGCTGAAAACCCTACCTACCATATTGTCACCTGCACCGACGGCACCCACTACGAAAACAAGTTTGTACCAGGTTATCAGGGGTATTTGTTGGCAGAGGGCGACAGCAATCCCCTACTTGTCGTGAATTGGTACTTTGCACCCGACTTTCATCTGAAGTTAGAAGAAGGGTACTGCAAGGCGCTTGCCATGATTGATGACATCAAAAATGGTCGTAAGTCCTAACACAATTTTTTCACCCTCGAACGCGCCAGCCGGAATCTGCAATCGATGAAAAACAGCATACTCGGCGAATTTCGAAACAAAGTTACTGATAACCGGTCGGGATAATTCACGTTGCTGCAAATACTCAAAGACAGCAAAGGCGTCGAAATGATCTGCTGCTGTGAAGTCTGCGGTCAATATTTTGAGTGACGCAAAATCTTCATCTGCGAGCGTACCAATCACCTTGCCGGATCTAGTCACACCGTACTTTAAAATCGGTTTTCCCATGAGACGTATACCACCGCATTGCTTAGCTAAGCCCAAAGTTGCATTTGCCGTGATGCACACTTAACTCTGGGCATCGAAAAAGCCAGTGACATGGCAATAGCCTGTCGGACGTGTCCTTGGAGCGCGTCTAAATCCAGATAATCATTTGGTTTTACGAGTCGCTGCCTAGCGCAGGTCCTTGGTGGATTTAAGGCGCATGTCAGGCCCCTGCTACGGTGCGACCTCTCGTGTCACACGGCCGGCCGAAAAGCTGATTACAAGTGCAAACATCACCTCAACTAGAACTACTTAGGGCCCAACTGGAACAATTTTGCTTCCGATTGGCAGACTTGCTAAACCACCACCGGCAGAGCACCGACGATATGCTCAGGAGGACATGCATGAAACTGCGACAGGCATTGGTCAGGTATCTGAAACACTCTGGGCTAAGTGCGTCCACCTTGGCCGAGAGAGCTGGAGTCCCGAAGGGTACGCTGCAAGGCTGGTGTCTAGGTAAAAGGCCCCGCAACATGGATCAGGTCAGAGAGGTGGCTAAGTTTATCGGTGTATCGTTGGATGCTCTCCTATTTGACGAAGCTGATTACGCGGCGCTCAGGATCACCACCAAACAACTCGAGGGTTTCACAGTCGATCCCGACGGCTGGCATAGAGGTACCTTGGAGGTGCGTTTTAGGCATCTACCGGGGCAAGCCAGGAAGAATTAGTCACGTCGGAGGTGTCCCATGGTGCGTCCCACAATCTTCAGCATATGGCTACTTGCGAGCTGTGGCGGGGCAAATATCCTGCTCAGCAATCCTGTGATTACGGTATAAAAATACGTACTAAATTGAATGACACCGATCAATACGTGAGTACTCCTACGAGATACAACTCAAATACATCAATGATGTGCGAGAGGCCCTATGAGACACCCCCACAAATACCCAAGACCTCTGATGCTCATTAGAAGTTTGATAATTGTCGGTACCATTTTGGTACTGTCCTGCACCCCGAAGCAGCCCTCGGCAGATACAGGGCCGAGTAGCGACAAGGGAGCTCAAGACCCCACAACCAACGCCAACACAAGCGTCGTAACACCTGACGACAGTAAACTGGCAAAAGATCGTCGCATAGCCAACATCCTACTCAAATCAGCCGATTTGCCGAAGTGTAACGCAGCCCTCGTTGGGGCATTAACGTACGTGATAGAGCAGGAGGCTTTTAAATACTGTGATACTTCCGAGCAATGGGTCTCGATAGACCTAACAGGCAAGACAGGTCCCCAGGGACCCGCCGGCACCAATGGGCTAGCGGGAGTCAATGGACGCTACACGCTGATAAAGACAACGCCAGTATCACCAGGCGCAAACTGTGCCCAAGGTGGCATCCGTGTAGCCACTGGGACCGATCAGAATGGTAACTCTATACTGGACGACAACGAAACAGAGGCGGTGGCCTACACATGTCACGGCGACCGAGGCCCCGCTGGACCCGACGGTGTATCAAGCGTGGTAGCAGTCACTGTCCTAGCGCCAGGAGCTCAGTGCAGCGCAGGAGGCACCACTTTGAACGTAGGGCGCGACACAAACACCAACGGTCAACTAGACGCCTCTGAGGTGACTTCCACTCGTGCCATTTGTAATGGCTCTACTGGAGCCACTGGATCTACCGGCGCTACTGGAGCTGCCGGGGCAACAGGACAGACCGGGCCTGCAGGACTTAACGCCACCGAGTTACGCGCCTTTGATGCCAATAATCAGGCTATTGGCTCACTAATAGCCCAGCAGGCGCCATTTCCCAATCTATCGGGCAGCATGTATCTTTACGATTCTGGACGCGATTTGGCCTTTGCCT
Proteins encoded:
- a CDS encoding helix-turn-helix transcriptional regulator, with protein sequence MLRRTCMKLRQALVRYLKHSGLSASTLAERAGVPKGTLQGWCLGKRPRNMDQVREVAKFIGVSLDALLFDEADYAALRITTKQLEGFTVDPDGWHRGTLEVRFRHLPGQARKN